One segment of Polaribacter huanghezhanensis DNA contains the following:
- the hemW gene encoding radical SAM family heme chaperone HemW, with amino-acid sequence MSGIYIHIPFCKQACFYCDFHFSTSLKKKDELVSCLIKELEIRKDELQNETIETIYFGGGTPSLLSVDEIESIIDAINSNYTVIENPEITLEANPDDLNETIILELSKSPVNRLSIGIQSFFEDDLKLMNRAHNAEEAKKCLSVATRHFENITVDLIYGIQNMTIEKWKQNLQTVFDFGIHHISSYALTVEPNTALDSFIKNGKYPPLNEALAKQHFDILVEETQKQGFVHYEISNFGKPNYFSKHNTSYWNQKKYIGIGPSAHSFSKTHRSWNVSNNTKYIKSILESKLPNETEELSKNDQFNESIMTGLRTIWGVSLAKIETEFGIDYKNQLLTSAEKFINKDLLVIARETKQSFNDEEITSSIPPRNNTGFLKTTKKGKFLADGIASDLFILN; translated from the coding sequence ATGTCCGGAATATACATCCACATACCGTTTTGTAAACAAGCATGTTTTTATTGCGATTTTCATTTTTCTACTTCGTTAAAAAAGAAAGATGAGCTGGTTTCTTGTTTGATAAAAGAACTCGAAATTAGAAAAGACGAATTACAAAACGAAACAATTGAAACCATTTATTTTGGAGGTGGAACTCCGAGTTTATTGTCGGTTGATGAAATTGAATCTATCATTGATGCTATTAATTCGAATTATACAGTAATTGAAAATCCAGAAATTACGTTAGAGGCAAATCCAGATGATTTAAATGAAACGATCATTTTAGAATTATCTAAAAGTCCAGTAAATCGGCTAAGTATCGGAATTCAATCTTTTTTTGAAGACGATTTAAAATTGATGAATCGCGCGCACAACGCAGAAGAAGCAAAAAAATGTTTGTCTGTGGCGACGCGCCACTTTGAGAATATTACAGTAGATTTAATTTACGGAATCCAGAATATGACCATTGAAAAATGGAAACAAAATTTACAAACTGTTTTCGATTTTGGCATCCATCATATTTCTAGTTATGCGCTAACCGTTGAGCCAAATACAGCGTTGGATTCGTTTATCAAAAACGGAAAATATCCACCATTAAATGAAGCGTTGGCAAAACAACATTTTGATATTTTGGTTGAGGAAACACAGAAGCAAGGATTTGTACATTATGAGATTTCGAACTTTGGAAAACCCAACTATTTTTCGAAACACAATACCAGTTATTGGAACCAAAAAAAATACATCGGAATTGGACCTTCAGCGCATTCGTTTAGCAAAACTCACAGAAGTTGGAATGTTTCTAATAATACAAAATACATCAAATCTATTTTAGAAAGTAAGTTACCAAACGAAACGGAAGAGTTGTCTAAAAACGATCAATTTAACGAGTCTATTATGACAGGTTTACGAACTATTTGGGGAGTTTCTTTGGCGAAAATTGAAACTGAATTCGGAATTGATTATAAAAATCAATTACTAACATCCGCAGAAAAATTCATCAATAAAGATTTACTCGTCATTGCGAGAGAAACGAAGCAATCTTTTAATGATGAAGAGATTACTTCTTCGATTCCTCCTCGTAATAACACTGGATTTCTGAAAACCACAAAAAAAGGCAAATTTTTAGCAGATGGAATTGCATCCGATTTATTTATCCTGAACTAG
- a CDS encoding cyclase family protein translates to MKAIIEYNSRKIEVDISNPLDISIPIDMSKKNINAWYVEEPTIFPEEFEGEKIKVSNGAVVNFNNIHFNPHSHITHTECVGHITEKVHSVNKNLKYYIFLAELVTVAPESRNGDFVISEKQLKTALKNKKRDAIVIRTLPNLSDKKEMRYSNTNPPYLLEEAAIYLREKGIKHLLIDLPSVDKEKDDGKLVSHNAFWNTSGEIRMDATITEFIYVPNSIEDGEYLLNLMIAPFENDATPSKPVLYEIIK, encoded by the coding sequence ATGAAGGCAATAATAGAATATAATTCAAGAAAGATAGAAGTAGACATCTCGAATCCTTTAGATATTTCAATTCCTATTGATATGTCAAAAAAAAATATCAATGCTTGGTATGTTGAAGAACCAACCATTTTTCCGGAAGAATTTGAAGGAGAAAAAATTAAGGTTTCTAATGGCGCTGTCGTAAACTTTAACAACATACATTTTAATCCGCATTCGCATATTACACATACAGAATGTGTTGGACATATTACAGAAAAAGTGCATTCTGTAAATAAAAATTTAAAATATTATATTTTTCTCGCAGAATTAGTTACTGTTGCTCCAGAAAGCAGAAATGGAGATTTTGTGATTTCAGAAAAACAACTAAAAACAGCATTAAAAAATAAAAAAAGAGATGCCATTGTAATTAGGACTCTGCCTAATTTATCCGATAAAAAAGAGATGCGTTATTCAAATACAAATCCACCCTATTTGTTAGAAGAAGCGGCAATTTATCTAAGAGAAAAAGGCATTAAACATTTATTAATAGATTTACCTTCTGTAGATAAAGAAAAAGACGATGGTAAATTAGTATCTCATAATGCTTTTTGGAATACTTCAGGAGAAATACGAATGGATGCAACCATAACGGAATTTATTTACGTGCCAAATTCAATTGAAGATGGAGAATATTTACTAAACTTAATGATTGCACCTTTTGAAAATGATGCAACGCCAAGCAAGCCGGTTTTGTATGAGATTATTAAATAA
- a CDS encoding alpha/beta fold hydrolase: MKKNKKIKYIFYAVIIVLILLIKGAVYSDIPVEKLKEKYANEFSKFMEIDGMQVHYRDEGTGTPIVLIHGTASSLHTWDDWTKGLKKNYRVIRMDLPAFGLTGPNLNGDYSIQNYTRFLDQFLSKIKVDTFYLAGNSLGGNIAWEYTAEHPEKVKKLILLDSGGLPTNKSQPWIFRMARTPILNSLFLYITPKAIIKENMKQVYADDSKITDALITRYHEMALRTGNRQAFIDRAKMDFDFDDKANLEKLKSIKTETLLLWGENDVWIPVDNGKRMDSLLPNSKLVILENSGHVPMEENPAESLAVLKEFLEIR; the protein is encoded by the coding sequence ATGAAGAAGAATAAAAAAATAAAATATATTTTTTACGCAGTAATAATTGTGTTAATTCTTCTAATAAAAGGTGCTGTATATTCTGATATTCCTGTTGAAAAATTAAAAGAAAAATACGCGAATGAATTTTCTAAGTTTATGGAGATTGATGGAATGCAAGTGCATTACAGAGATGAAGGAACTGGAACTCCAATTGTATTAATTCATGGTACTGCATCTTCGTTACATACTTGGGATGATTGGACAAAAGGGCTCAAAAAAAACTACAGAGTAATCCGAATGGATTTACCTGCTTTTGGTTTAACAGGTCCAAATTTGAATGGTGATTATTCAATTCAGAATTATACGCGATTTTTAGATCAGTTTTTATCAAAAATTAAGGTTGATACTTTCTATTTGGCAGGAAATTCTTTGGGCGGAAATATTGCCTGGGAGTATACCGCAGAACATCCTGAAAAAGTTAAAAAATTAATTTTGCTAGATTCTGGTGGATTGCCAACAAATAAATCACAACCTTGGATTTTCAGAATGGCTAGAACTCCAATTTTAAATTCACTTTTTTTATACATCACTCCAAAAGCAATCATTAAAGAAAATATGAAACAAGTGTATGCTGATGATTCTAAAATAACAGATGCATTGATTACACGTTATCACGAAATGGCTTTGAGAACAGGAAACAGGCAAGCTTTTATAGATAGAGCAAAAATGGATTTTGACTTTGATGATAAAGCAAATTTAGAGAAGCTAAAAAGTATAAAAACAGAAACGTTACTACTTTGGGGGGAAAACGATGTATGGATTCCGGTAGATAATGGAAAGCGAATGGATAGTTTATTGCCAAATTCTAAATTGGTAATTCTTGAAAATTCTGGACATGTACCTATGGAAGAAAATCCAGCAGAAAGTTTAGCGGTTTTGAAGGAGTTTCTGGAGATTCGCTAA